One genomic window of Bacillus mycoides includes the following:
- the glnR gene encoding transcriptional repressor GlnR: MKEDRRSAPLFPIGIVMDLTQLSARQIRYYEEHNLIFPTRTKGNRRLFSFNDVDKLLEIKDLLDQGLNMAGIKQVLQMKENQTEAVKVKEETKEISKTELRKILRDELQHTGRFNRTSLRQGDISRFFH; this comes from the coding sequence ATGAAAGAAGATAGACGTTCTGCCCCGCTGTTTCCTATTGGTATAGTAATGGATTTAACACAATTATCTGCACGTCAAATTCGCTACTATGAAGAGCATAATCTTATTTTTCCAACCCGTACAAAAGGGAATCGTAGATTATTTTCATTTAACGATGTAGATAAATTGTTGGAAATTAAAGATTTGTTAGATCAAGGCTTAAATATGGCCGGAATTAAACAAGTATTGCAAATGAAAGAAAATCAAACAGAAGCAGTGAAAGTAAAAGAAGAAACGAAAGAAATTTCGAAAACTGAGCTTCGCAAAATACTTCGAGATGAACTACAGCATACAGGTAGATTTAATCGAACTTCATTGCGACAAGGTGATATTTCAAGATTTTTTCACTAA
- a CDS encoding YveK family protein has translation MDKEINLKNLFTIIRKKIWIILLFTTFTTLGGAIYSMYVKTPLYASSARLIVQANAETMNTLKAMVNEPVILEKVAAELNINRSVGALSGQISTESVQGSQIIRINVVDTDPLLAHKIANTTATVYKKEVANILNFNNVSILPEDPVQKHSMPINVNHTKTIAITFLIGMVLSIGFIFLLDSLDETIKTERRIEQLLDIPVLGGISKMSKKNKKDKYSEKNTLSLKEETEWVTKIDEKQIKLKEKV, from the coding sequence ATGGATAAGGAAATAAATTTGAAAAATCTATTTACTATTATACGGAAGAAAATTTGGATAATTCTATTATTTACAACTTTTACAACATTAGGAGGAGCGATTTATAGTATGTATGTAAAAACGCCATTATATGCCTCCTCGGCAAGACTTATTGTCCAAGCTAACGCTGAAACTATGAATACACTGAAAGCAATGGTAAATGAGCCTGTAATATTAGAAAAAGTAGCCGCTGAATTGAATATTAATAGATCCGTAGGTGCATTAAGTGGACAAATAAGTACAGAAAGTGTACAAGGTTCCCAAATAATAAGGATTAATGTGGTAGATACGGATCCTCTGCTTGCGCATAAAATTGCAAATACTACTGCAACTGTTTATAAGAAAGAAGTAGCTAATATATTGAATTTTAATAATGTGAGTATATTACCAGAAGATCCGGTTCAAAAACATTCAATGCCTATCAATGTAAATCACACTAAGACGATTGCAATTACATTCCTGATAGGTATGGTGCTAAGTATCGGTTTTATTTTTTTATTGGACTCTCTCGATGAGACAATCAAAACGGAAAGACGCATTGAGCAATTATTAGATATCCCGGTTTTAGGTGGAATTTCTAAAATGAGTAAGAAAAATAAGAAAGACAAATATAGTGAAAAGAATACGTTGTCATTGAAGGAGGAAACGGAGTGGGTTACAAAAATAGACGAAAAACAAATAAAGTTAAAGGAGAAAGTATAA
- a CDS encoding EpsG family protein, producing the protein MTILWMNLFIVFILAFFARYFAIPVTNSLILIKPNRMLVLMAALSLVLVAGLRNNIGDTYFYMHAYNVTEFNWEYIQNNKDMGFNIFQMILKGYTDDPQAMVFITALITNLLIVFTLYKYSRLIEISLYVYITSGMYLVSMNGIRQYLAAAISFAAIKYIFDGSWKKYVLIILFASAFHQSALVLIPIYFLVRRKSWSAMTCILLVFAVIIVIGFNQFSTLFFAAIEDTQYGEYKNFHEGGANILRVVVDSIPLILAYRGREKLREIFPKSDYIVNMALLGSVFMLISTQNWIFARFSIYFGLYQLILISWVVKLFTEKDRKIIYYLILVFYFIYFIYEHVITLGIIYKSNFFNL; encoded by the coding sequence ATGACTATACTTTGGATGAATCTTTTTATCGTATTCATACTCGCATTTTTTGCAAGGTATTTTGCTATACCAGTGACTAATAGTCTTATATTGATAAAGCCAAATAGGATGTTGGTTTTAATGGCGGCTTTATCTCTTGTGTTGGTGGCGGGGCTTCGAAATAATATTGGGGATACTTATTTTTATATGCATGCATATAATGTTACTGAATTTAATTGGGAATACATCCAAAATAATAAAGACATGGGATTCAATATTTTTCAAATGATTTTAAAGGGATACACGGATGATCCTCAGGCTATGGTTTTTATTACAGCCCTAATAACAAATTTATTAATTGTATTCACCTTATATAAATATTCAAGATTAATTGAGATAAGTCTTTATGTATATATAACATCTGGCATGTATTTAGTCTCCATGAATGGAATAAGGCAGTATTTAGCTGCAGCTATTAGCTTTGCTGCTATAAAATATATTTTTGATGGTAGTTGGAAAAAATACGTTTTAATAATACTTTTTGCATCAGCATTTCATCAAAGTGCGCTTGTTCTAATTCCAATATATTTTTTAGTTCGAAGGAAATCTTGGTCAGCAATGACATGTATCCTTCTTGTTTTTGCTGTAATAATTGTAATTGGATTTAATCAATTTTCAACGTTATTCTTTGCGGCTATAGAAGATACACAATATGGTGAATATAAGAATTTTCATGAAGGGGGTGCTAATATACTTAGGGTTGTAGTGGACTCTATCCCACTTATACTTGCTTACCGTGGTAGAGAAAAATTAAGAGAGATTTTTCCGAAGAGTGATTATATTGTAAATATGGCCTTGTTAGGTTCTGTTTTTATGCTCATTTCAACGCAGAATTGGATTTTCGCAAGGTTTTCGATTTATTTTGGACTCTATCAACTAATATTAATTTCGTGGGTTGTAAAGCTTTTTACTGAAAAAGATCGGAAAATTATCTATTATTTGATATTGGTGTTTTATTTTATTTATTTTATTTATGAACATGTAATTACTCTTGGAATTATTTATAAGAGTAATTTTTTTAACCTATAA
- the glnA gene encoding type I glutamate--ammonia ligase, with translation MARYTREDIFRLAKEENVKYIRLQFTDLLGVIKNVEIPVSQLTKALDNKMMFDGSSIEGFVRIEESDMYLYPDLDTWVIFPWTAEKGKVARLICDIYTAAGDPFDGDPRNNLKRVLKEMEALGFSDFNLGPEPEFFLFKVDEKGNPTLELNDNGGYFDLAPMDLGENCRRDIVLELEEMGFEIEASHHEVAPGQHEIDFKYANAIRSCDDIQTFKLVVKTIARKHGLHATFMPKPLYGVNGSGMHCNLSLFKNGENVFFDQNGDLQLSDDARHFIAGILKHAPAFTAVANPTVNSYKRLVPGYEAPCYVAWSAQNRSPLVRIPASRGISTRVEVRSVDPAANPYLVMATLLAAGLDGIKNKLTPPAAVDRNIYVMTKEEREEAGIVDLPATLAQALVTLQSNEVVCGALGDHLLEHFIEAKEIEWDIFRTQVHQWERDQYMSLY, from the coding sequence ATGGCTAGGTACACAAGAGAAGATATTTTCCGTTTGGCGAAAGAAGAGAATGTAAAGTATATCCGTTTACAATTTACGGACCTTTTAGGAGTAATTAAAAACGTAGAAATTCCAGTGAGCCAATTAACAAAAGCTCTTGATAACAAAATGATGTTTGATGGATCTTCTATCGAAGGTTTCGTACGTATTGAAGAATCTGATATGTATTTATATCCAGATTTAGATACTTGGGTAATTTTCCCTTGGACAGCTGAAAAAGGTAAAGTAGCTCGTTTGATCTGTGATATTTACACTGCAGCTGGTGATCCATTTGATGGCGACCCACGTAACAACTTAAAGCGTGTGTTAAAAGAAATGGAAGCATTAGGATTCTCAGATTTCAATCTTGGACCAGAGCCAGAATTCTTCCTATTTAAAGTTGATGAAAAAGGAAATCCAACATTAGAATTAAACGATAACGGTGGATACTTCGACCTTGCGCCGATGGATTTAGGGGAAAACTGTCGTCGTGATATCGTTCTTGAACTTGAAGAAATGGGCTTTGAAATTGAAGCGTCTCACCATGAGGTTGCACCAGGTCAACACGAAATTGACTTTAAATATGCAAATGCAATTCGCTCATGTGATGACATTCAAACATTCAAACTTGTTGTAAAAACAATTGCTCGTAAACATGGCTTACATGCAACATTTATGCCGAAACCATTATACGGTGTGAACGGTTCAGGTATGCACTGTAACTTATCATTATTTAAAAATGGTGAGAACGTATTCTTCGATCAAAACGGAGACTTACAATTAAGTGATGATGCTCGTCACTTCATCGCGGGTATTTTAAAACATGCACCAGCATTTACAGCGGTAGCAAACCCAACTGTAAACTCTTACAAACGTTTAGTACCTGGATACGAAGCTCCTTGTTACGTAGCATGGTCTGCACAAAACCGTAGCCCATTAGTACGTATCCCTGCATCTCGTGGAATTAGTACACGCGTAGAAGTACGTAGTGTTGACCCAGCTGCAAACCCATATTTAGTAATGGCTACATTATTAGCAGCAGGTCTTGACGGAATTAAAAACAAATTAACTCCACCAGCTGCAGTAGACCGTAACATTTATGTAATGACAAAAGAAGAGCGCGAAGAAGCGGGTATTGTTGACTTACCAGCAACATTAGCGCAAGCATTAGTTACATTACAATCTAATGAAGTAGTATGCGGTGCACTAGGAGATCATTTACTTGAGCACTTCATCGAAGCGAAAGAGATTGAGTGGGACATTTTCCGCACGCAAGTTCACCAATGGGAACGCGATCAATATATGTCTCTATACTAA
- a CDS encoding polysaccharide biosynthesis protein, whose protein sequence is MTYRRRISLLLLMDSLIVLGAIFFSYFFVNASFSVITLSSVISSITLLLSHHLFAFVYKLYKKAWEYASIGELLIICKVVTFSIITTAVVQQLIMQKMYFRLLVVTWMIHILLIGGSRFIWRMYRDTYYVKNGDKKRTLIVGAGSAGTMVARQLLKNSAAELIPVAFMDDNVKKHNLDIWGIPVIGGINQIEYVVKKLNIEIIILAIPSLNKREQNVILKRCLKTEVKTQILPMLEDLVTGKVSVNEFRDVQVEDLLGRDPVELDVDVISDYITDKVILVTGAGGSIGSEICRQIAKFRPKKLILLGHGENSIYSIEMELNRKYGDMKGTFIPEIADIQDEKKMQLIMSKHLPNVVYHAAAHKHVPLMENNPEEAVKNNLIGTMNIAEAARAHGVGTFVMISSDKAVNPTSVMGATKKLAEMVIQNKDKLSHTKFVTVRFGNVLGSRGSVIPLFKKQIQNGGPVTVTHPDMVRYFMTIPEASRLVVQAGALAKGGEIFVLDMGEPVKIVDLAKNLIRLSGNSVDEIGIEFTGIRPGEKLFEELLKEDEMNEKQIHPRIYVGQEMNVRIEEIEEFVSIYINLNETELRDRLLYLVNHRKPLKMLIPVSG, encoded by the coding sequence ATGACGTATCGACGGAGGATATCGCTATTGCTTTTAATGGATTCACTGATTGTATTAGGTGCAATTTTTTTTAGTTATTTCTTTGTAAATGCTAGCTTCAGTGTTATCACTTTATCATCAGTTATTAGTTCTATCACTTTATTATTAAGTCATCATTTGTTTGCTTTTGTTTATAAGTTATACAAAAAAGCTTGGGAATACGCAAGTATAGGTGAACTACTCATTATATGCAAAGTTGTTACATTTTCTATTATCACTACAGCGGTTGTGCAACAACTAATCATGCAAAAAATGTATTTTCGATTGTTAGTTGTAACTTGGATGATTCATATTTTATTAATTGGTGGTTCGCGTTTTATATGGAGAATGTATAGAGATACTTATTATGTGAAAAATGGTGACAAAAAAAGAACTTTAATTGTTGGTGCTGGTTCAGCTGGGACAATGGTTGCAAGACAGTTGTTAAAGAATAGTGCTGCCGAATTAATACCAGTCGCATTTATGGATGATAATGTAAAAAAACATAACCTTGATATTTGGGGTATTCCAGTAATTGGTGGTATTAATCAAATTGAGTACGTTGTTAAAAAACTGAATATTGAAATAATAATTTTAGCAATTCCTTCATTAAACAAAAGAGAGCAAAATGTTATTTTGAAAAGATGTTTAAAAACAGAAGTGAAAACTCAAATTCTTCCGATGTTAGAAGACTTAGTAACGGGTAAAGTTTCGGTGAATGAATTCAGGGATGTTCAAGTAGAAGATTTATTAGGGCGCGATCCTGTAGAACTTGATGTGGATGTTATTTCAGATTATATAACTGACAAAGTCATTTTAGTTACTGGTGCAGGAGGTTCGATTGGTTCGGAAATTTGTAGACAAATTGCAAAATTCAGGCCAAAAAAGTTGATTTTACTAGGGCATGGGGAGAACAGTATTTATTCTATAGAAATGGAATTAAACAGAAAATATGGAGATATGAAAGGCACGTTTATTCCTGAAATCGCAGATATACAAGATGAAAAGAAGATGCAATTAATTATGAGCAAACATCTTCCGAATGTTGTATATCATGCAGCTGCACATAAACATGTACCACTAATGGAGAATAATCCTGAAGAGGCTGTTAAAAATAATTTGATTGGGACTATGAATATAGCAGAGGCAGCGAGAGCGCATGGAGTGGGAACATTTGTCATGATTTCTTCGGATAAAGCAGTGAATCCGACGAGTGTTATGGGAGCAACGAAAAAATTGGCGGAGATGGTTATTCAAAATAAAGATAAATTAAGTCATACAAAATTTGTTACTGTACGCTTTGGGAATGTCTTAGGAAGTAGAGGGAGTGTTATACCTTTATTTAAGAAGCAAATTCAAAATGGTGGACCAGTTACAGTTACTCATCCTGATATGGTTCGGTATTTTATGACAATCCCGGAAGCATCAAGACTCGTAGTGCAAGCTGGTGCTTTAGCTAAAGGTGGAGAGATTTTTGTTTTAGACATGGGAGAACCAGTGAAAATTGTCGACCTTGCCAAAAATCTTATTCGATTATCAGGAAATTCTGTAGATGAAATAGGAATAGAATTTACTGGTATACGTCCAGGGGAGAAACTTTTTGAAGAATTACTAAAAGAAGATGAAATGAATGAAAAGCAAATTCATCCGAGGATTTACGTAGGACAAGAAATGAATGTTCGTATAGAAGAGATAGAAGAATTTGTTTCTATATATATAAATTTGAATGAAACAGAATTACGAGATAGATTATTATATTTAGTTAATCATCGCAAACCTTTGAAAATGTTAATTCCAGTATCAGGATAA
- a CDS encoding glycosyltransferase family 32 protein has protein sequence MLTNVMKIPRIIHYCWFGGKEKPDIVKKCIDSWKKNLSEYELIEWNEKNFDINNNPYVQEAYKSGKFAFVSDYVRVHALYNFGGIYLDTDVEVFKSFDVLLYHDSFWGFEQENYIATSTIGAAKENQLIKMFLDLYKEKNFINEDGSYDDLTNVAMITEILKDIGLKINGEYQEIEGIGAFYPQTYFSPYDYINCRKFITKNTYAIHHFYKSWLPPKARFKSNIKIIVSKVIGGENIARIRKIVSRI, from the coding sequence ATGTTGACAAATGTTATGAAAATACCACGTATAATACATTACTGTTGGTTCGGTGGAAAAGAAAAACCTGACATAGTCAAAAAGTGTATAGATAGCTGGAAAAAGAATTTATCGGAATATGAACTAATAGAATGGAATGAAAAAAATTTTGATATAAATAATAATCCATATGTGCAAGAGGCTTATAAATCAGGAAAGTTTGCGTTTGTTAGTGATTATGTGCGAGTACATGCATTATATAACTTCGGTGGAATTTACTTAGACACAGATGTTGAAGTATTCAAATCTTTCGATGTTTTATTGTATCATGATTCTTTTTGGGGGTTTGAACAAGAAAATTATATAGCTACGAGTACAATAGGGGCCGCTAAAGAAAATCAACTTATAAAAATGTTTTTAGATTTATATAAAGAGAAAAATTTTATAAATGAAGATGGAAGCTATGATGATTTGACCAATGTAGCTATGATAACAGAGATATTAAAAGACATAGGTTTAAAAATAAATGGAGAATATCAGGAAATAGAAGGTATAGGTGCCTTTTATCCGCAAACATATTTTTCACCATATGATTATATCAATTGTAGAAAATTTATAACTAAAAACACATATGCTATACATCATTTTTATAAGAGTTGGTTACCACCTAAAGCGAGATTTAAAAGTAACATAAAGATAATAGTATCTAAAGTTATAGGTGGAGAAAATATAGCTAGAATTAGAAAAATAGTTTCAAGAATTTAG
- a CDS encoding glycosyltransferase family 1 protein, which translates to MGTPLRVLHVVVNMNRGGAETLIMNLYRNIDRSKVQFDFLTCKEGVFDEEIVKLGGAIHRIPYITNVGHRGYIKALDTFFTSHQEYRIVHSHMDKMSGFVLRSAKKAGISVRIAHSHNTSSEGGIAAKIYKWHAGKSISTCATHLLACSNAAARWLFADKADTAKILKNGIDCDRFLFRPEIRKQVRKELQIEQEAFVIGHVGRFAYQKNHTYLIDLFAQLTQFRPNSILLLAGEGPLRMEIEKKVKDLNIEKNIRFLGVRGDIERILQAFDAFVFPSIHEGLPVTLVEAQGVGLPCIISDTITKEVDLGMNLIEHLPLTDKVAWIEKMKKLETSNFSRNISAQLLLEKGYDIKHTAELTQDFYSVLSR; encoded by the coding sequence GTGGGTACTCCATTAAGAGTATTACACGTAGTCGTAAATATGAATAGAGGCGGCGCCGAAACGCTAATTATGAATTTATATCGCAATATAGATCGTTCCAAAGTTCAATTTGATTTTTTAACATGTAAAGAAGGAGTGTTTGATGAAGAAATAGTAAAGTTAGGCGGGGCAATTCATAGAATTCCATATATCACAAACGTTGGACATAGAGGATATATAAAAGCACTGGATACTTTCTTTACCTCTCATCAAGAATATAGAATTGTACATTCACACATGGATAAAATGAGCGGATTTGTACTTCGTTCTGCTAAGAAGGCGGGAATATCGGTTAGGATTGCTCACAGTCATAATACTAGTAGTGAGGGAGGAATTGCGGCAAAAATCTATAAATGGCATGCAGGAAAATCTATATCTACATGTGCAACACATTTGTTAGCATGTTCAAATGCTGCTGCGAGATGGTTATTTGCAGATAAAGCTGATACAGCCAAAATCTTAAAAAATGGAATTGATTGTGATAGATTTTTGTTCCGTCCTGAAATAAGAAAACAAGTAAGAAAGGAATTACAAATTGAACAGGAAGCTTTTGTTATAGGTCATGTCGGAAGATTCGCTTATCAAAAAAATCATACCTATCTTATAGATTTATTTGCTCAGTTAACTCAATTTCGGCCAAATTCAATACTGTTATTAGCTGGTGAAGGGCCGCTTCGCATGGAAATTGAAAAAAAAGTAAAAGATTTGAATATAGAGAAGAATATAAGATTTCTTGGGGTACGAGGTGATATAGAACGTATACTTCAAGCATTTGATGCATTTGTTTTTCCATCTATTCATGAGGGATTACCAGTCACACTTGTAGAAGCGCAAGGGGTTGGTTTACCTTGTATCATATCGGATACTATTACGAAAGAAGTGGATTTGGGAATGAATTTAATTGAACATTTGCCTCTAACGGATAAAGTGGCTTGGATAGAAAAAATGAAAAAATTAGAAACTAGTAATTTCTCGAGGAATATATCAGCTCAATTATTATTAGAAAAAGGATACGATATTAAGCATACGGCAGAATTAACCCAAGATTTTTATTCCGTACTTTCGAGGTGA
- a CDS encoding CpsD/CapB family tyrosine-protein kinase: protein MGYKNRRKTNKVKGESIIVHTAPRSKISEQYRSIRTNLQLSASIHKNRTIVITSPRYGEGKSTITVNLAASMAQKGEKVLVVDANLRTPIIHEMFGVENTIGLTDILNGKITLEGAVKKTELGRLDVLTSGPVPFNPSEVLSSSAMDMLVQKAMERYDIILFDSSPVLEVTDTSVLADKCEGVLLVIRYNHTVNEDALETKRALSFTKSRMLGAILNGKV from the coding sequence GTGGGTTACAAAAATAGACGAAAAACAAATAAAGTTAAAGGAGAAAGTATAATTGTACATACCGCTCCAAGATCGAAAATTTCAGAGCAGTATCGTTCGATTCGAACAAATCTCCAATTATCCGCGTCTATTCATAAAAATAGAACTATAGTTATTACTTCTCCAAGGTATGGTGAAGGGAAATCAACTATTACAGTTAATTTAGCAGCTTCGATGGCACAAAAAGGTGAGAAAGTATTGGTGGTCGATGCAAATTTACGAACGCCGATTATTCATGAAATGTTTGGAGTGGAAAATACAATTGGATTAACTGATATACTGAACGGAAAAATAACTTTAGAGGGGGCAGTGAAAAAAACAGAGCTGGGAAGGCTGGATGTATTAACTAGCGGACCAGTACCATTTAATCCATCTGAAGTGCTTAGTTCGAGTGCAATGGATATGTTAGTTCAAAAGGCAATGGAACGGTATGATATCATATTATTTGATTCTTCTCCTGTATTAGAGGTAACGGATACAAGTGTATTGGCTGATAAATGTGAAGGTGTATTATTGGTGATACGTTATAATCATACTGTGAACGAAGATGCGCTTGAAACGAAAAGGGCGTTAAGTTTTACGAAAAGTAGGATGTTAGGTGCGATTTTGAATGGAAAAGTATGA
- a CDS encoding glycosyltransferase family 4 protein, which translates to MMSKKVLFCATVDYHFKAFHLPYMKWFAEQGWEVHVAANGNMELPYVNQKYNIPFQRSPIRLQNFHAYKKLMSIIDKNKYNIIHCHTPMGGVIARLAARKSRKQGTKVVYTAHGFHFCKGSPYMNWLLYYPIERILASHTDCLITINQEDYDLAVKHRFPVKDIKLVHGVGIDVQRFTSVTEIEKRELKLQCGYKSQDFLMFYAAEFNKNKNQSFLIRVLAQLKNEMPHAKLLLAGEGPLIEECKKIATQLGVTNMVHFLGYRNDIASLLQMCDLAVASSYREGLPVNIMEAMACGLPVVATDNRGHRELIINNKNGWIVDRDDIKAMADRIKGISINPKVLAQMGQYGCTSIKNQYSVNEVLKEKQEIYTTFMGEMEELRWVLH; encoded by the coding sequence ATGATGTCTAAAAAAGTTCTGTTTTGTGCAACTGTGGATTATCATTTTAAGGCGTTTCATTTACCGTATATGAAATGGTTCGCAGAGCAGGGATGGGAAGTGCATGTTGCAGCGAATGGCAACATGGAACTTCCATATGTCAATCAAAAATACAATATCCCTTTTCAAAGATCACCTATTAGATTACAAAATTTTCATGCATACAAAAAGTTAATGTCGATTATTGATAAAAATAAATATAACATTATTCATTGTCATACGCCCATGGGAGGAGTAATTGCGCGTTTAGCTGCTCGGAAATCAAGGAAGCAAGGAACGAAAGTCGTATATACAGCACATGGATTTCACTTTTGTAAAGGGTCACCGTATATGAATTGGTTACTCTATTATCCGATTGAAAGAATTCTAGCTTCTCATACGGATTGCTTAATAACAATTAACCAAGAAGATTATGATTTAGCAGTTAAACATCGCTTTCCAGTGAAAGATATTAAGCTAGTTCACGGTGTAGGAATAGATGTACAACGGTTTACTTCTGTAACTGAAATTGAGAAACGAGAATTAAAGCTACAATGTGGCTATAAATCACAAGATTTTTTAATGTTTTATGCTGCTGAATTTAATAAGAATAAAAATCAAAGCTTTTTAATCCGTGTATTAGCACAATTGAAAAATGAAATGCCACATGCGAAGCTTTTGCTGGCTGGAGAAGGTCCGTTAATAGAAGAGTGTAAAAAAATAGCTACTCAACTAGGAGTGACTAACATGGTTCATTTTCTCGGTTACAGAAATGATATAGCTTCCTTACTACAGATGTGTGATCTTGCGGTTGCATCCAGTTACAGGGAGGGTTTGCCAGTTAATATTATGGAGGCCATGGCTTGTGGACTTCCGGTTGTAGCTACTGATAACCGGGGACATAGGGAATTGATTATTAATAATAAAAATGGTTGGATTGTAGATCGTGATGATATAAAAGCCATGGCTGACAGGATAAAGGGTATTTCTATAAATCCTAAAGTATTAGCTCAGATGGGGCAGTATGGATGTACTAGTATTAAAAATCAATATTCAGTCAATGAAGTGTTAAAAGAGAAACAAGAAATTTATACAACATTCATGGGTGAAATGGAGGAGTTAAGGTGGGTACTCCATTAA
- a CDS encoding glycosyltransferase family 2 protein: MENLTIFTPTYNRAYCLQNCYESLKRQTCKGFVWLIIDDGSSDNTKELVDSWIAEKHIKIMYHWQQNQGMHGAHNTAYEMIDTELNVCIDSDDYMPDDAVEKILSFWNSYGNDEVSGIIGLDLYINGQIIGSKLPEDLKYSTLFDLYNKHGVTGDKKLVYRTELTKKYPYPIFKNEKYVGLAYKYYMLDQQYEMLLMNEALCYVEYMPDGSSMNMLNQYRKNPRGFAFYRKELMKLPFTNRVFKYRQAVHYVSSSFIARNKRFIQESPCKGLTICALPLGIILYSYITMKTRMEVNI; the protein is encoded by the coding sequence TTGGAGAATTTAACGATTTTCACCCCTACTTATAATAGAGCGTATTGTCTTCAAAATTGTTATGAGAGTTTAAAACGTCAAACATGTAAGGGTTTTGTATGGTTAATAATAGATGATGGATCTAGTGATAACACAAAAGAATTGGTGGATAGCTGGATTGCTGAAAAACATATCAAAATTATGTATCATTGGCAACAAAATCAAGGGATGCATGGTGCTCATAATACAGCCTATGAAATGATTGATACGGAGTTAAACGTTTGTATTGATTCTGATGATTACATGCCAGATGATGCTGTAGAAAAAATCCTTTCTTTTTGGAATAGTTATGGGAATGATGAAGTTAGTGGAATAATTGGACTGGACTTGTATATAAATGGGCAAATAATTGGCTCAAAGTTACCAGAGGACCTTAAATACTCCACGCTTTTTGATCTTTACAACAAACATGGTGTTACAGGTGATAAAAAATTGGTCTATCGCACAGAATTGACTAAGAAATATCCATACCCAATTTTTAAAAATGAAAAATATGTAGGATTAGCATATAAATACTATATGTTAGATCAACAATATGAGATGTTACTAATGAACGAAGCACTTTGCTATGTTGAATACATGCCTGACGGTTCATCAATGAATATGCTAAATCAATATCGTAAAAACCCAAGAGGTTTTGCTTTTTATCGTAAGGAACTTATGAAATTACCATTTACTAATCGAGTATTCAAGTATAGGCAAGCTGTACATTATGTATCCAGCAGCTTCATAGCGAGAAATAAAAGATTTATACAAGAGTCGCCATGCAAAGGTCTGACGATTTGCGCATTACCATTGGGGATTATTCTTTATAGTTACATTACAATGAAAACAAGAATGGAAGTAAATATATAG